The Flavobacteriales bacterium nucleotide sequence AGGCGTTACATACCTATCGCCTGGTGGTGAATCACTAAACTCAGCCTATAATTTCGACGGCGATTAAAAAGAACGCCCTGTAGTATTGCACTGCAGGGCGTTCTTTTTTATATGAATGAAGTCACACAACCGAACGACTTCCGAAGGCAGACCATATCCGGTCAAGCAAGGCAAGGGCAAGCAGTGAAATAATGCCGACTTGCGTTGCGGCAGACAGGTGGATTGAAGATATCAGGTCCGTGATTCCGGAAAGATATCCCGTGATATGCTGCCATAGGCCAGATGGCGTCGTGCTTTCTGCAGATTGGTATGAGAGGGCACAGCATATAATGGTCAGGGTGATGGCACACGCCATGATCCATTGTTCTTTCCCGAATAAAGGCTTCCATGCAGCAGATCGCTCATGGTTCAACTGTTCCATGATCCTGGAGGTGAAATCTGAGGAGGGTTCTTCGGTTCCAGCCTGCTGCAACCATCGTTTCAATAGATCATCTTGTTCCTTCATAAAATGCTCCTTATTTCGTTTTTCAACATGCCTTCCAGGATCAGCATTAGCTTCTTTCGCGCCCTGTACAGCTTGGTCTTCACGTTGGATTCAGTAAGTCCGGTAATCTGAACAATCTCCTCAACCGATTGCTCTTCCAGGTAGTATAACGTAAGCAAGGCCGACTCATCCTGGGCAAGTTCATCAAGTGCTTTTCTAAGATAATGCTTTCGCTCCGTTGCCTTCATTTCTTCCAGCTGATCATCAATGTGAACGGCAATCTTGTCACTGATGAGATGATCATCTATATCCGCGGTATCAATTATTTTTTTGCGGGTCTTTGAAACAGCGGTGCGATACACAATGCTGTATAGCCAGGTTGAAAACCGGGAATCGCTGCGGAAATCATGAATGGCTTTAAAAGCTTTCAGGAATGCATCCTGGGCTACCTCTTCCGCATCTTCCCTGTTGCGAACGATTCGTATAGCCAGATTCATGGTCATGCCCTTATACCTGTTGATAAGGGTTTCGAATGCGGCGATGTTTCCACCCCGAACCTGTTCTATATAATATTCATCGTTCTGTGCCTGCATATTGATGCGCTTACAAACTAAGACGCTACCTGTGGATGTCCGGTTACAAAAAATATAATGGAGAGGCTGTAACGGATCCTGCCACGTCTTCGTCCTATGAATATACGCGAATCGACACATGCTAACAAAAGCACATAAGGATACCATAAAGGCTGCCGTTCTTATAGCCATTTGTGGGGTATTGCTTTATGGGAGCATGTGGCGTGTTGAGCGGATGACCATACAACATATTATGCAGCCCACTGATGGTGACACCACTTTCGTTCGCACGGATTCCTAAATCATGGAGATCGATCAGGTAGGTGAATCATGGAATTTCCCCGTTTTTTTTCAAAGTTTGTAACCGGTTTGAAAAAGGTGGCGTCCAATCTTCGGAAACCAATTAAAACCTTAGAACACATGGTAGAGATAATAATACCGCTGGCCTCATTTGCAATGGCATTTGGAATGGTTTATATGATTATTACGAGCAGAACCCGAGAGCGGATGGCGATGATTGAAAAGGGTGTTGACCTGAAATCATTTGAAAGCAAGAGTCGCGGTTATGGCGCCATTAAATTTGGAATGCTTGCTATAGGGGTTGCATTGGGATTGTTGATCGCCAATATAGTCGCCGAGGTAACACGTCTGGATGATGATGTGCTATATTTCGCATTTGCACTGCTGTTCGGTGGTGCGGGGCTGATTGGTGGTCATTTTATGGCCAGAAAGCTACGGGAAAAGGATGATTTAAAGGAAGAGAATAAATCCTGAGTATAAATCAAATACCCGAAATCCGGAACCAGATCATATGAGGCGGTTCCGGATTTTTTATTTGATCAGCTATCGTAATTGCCGAAATGATAAGATACCGCCGGTAGCCATTATCATAGCTTCTTTCTTTAATCGAATCACGCATTAATGATTCATGCCATCGGCAAGACCAATTTGGATTGGCTTTGCTATGATCACCTGAGAAATCAGGGAGCATGAGTGAGTGTCGGTAGTTGCAAATGTACAGCCACCGGCGGCAATGTTTTTATAAACGTTAAAAGTAATTCCCTGTACTACTGATTTCGAATGCTTTTCTTCAGAGCTGGGATACAAACCGGCGGCGATTGCACCGGTTTGCATACCAGTGTTTGATATCCAGAGGTCTGATGGGGCCGCAAACAAGCCATCTCCATCTATCAAATATTTTTCCATCTCCACGGTCATTTTCTCTTCTACTTTCAAAGATGAAAATTAGCCCATCACTATAAAGCGGGCAACCCAAAGAAATTTAAATATTAGTATCCCGATTTAAAAATCAATTATATTTGTTGAAAATTGCAAATTATGGCGAAGTCTACAGACCTGTTTGATTTAATACATTCCTTGTCCGGAAACGAGAAGAGATACTTTATGATGCAGACCGCATTGCAGTCCGGACACAAGAAGTATGAGCGGCTTTACAAGCTGATGGAAAAGCAGAAGGTTTATGATGAAAAGCTGATCATGAAAGAATTGGGAAAAGATCCCATGGCGCGGCAGCTTTCGGTGGCAAAGAACTACCTGTACAACCTGATCATGAAATGTCTGGAAGGATACTATCATAGCTTTGGAGCGGAGGTCAGAAGTCAAATTACGCGTATAGAGATTCTATACTATAAAGGCCTGTATAAGCAATGCTCCACCTTGATCACCAGGGTAAAGAAAAAGATCAAAAGCTCTGAAAGATACCACCTTATGCCTGAGGTGTTGGTTTGGGAACGGATGTTGGTGGTGAGAAAGGAAGACCTTAAGAGGTATGAAAAAAACATAGCCCGCATCAAGGTGGATGAAGATGAAGCGATAGCGATCATACAAGAGGTAAACAGACTAAGATATGCATATAACCGCATTTACGCCACCTATCTCAGGAGGGGAAGAGGCTTGAAACCTAATGAGAAGAATGCACTGGAGGAAGATCGTAAGTTAATGTTTGATACCCACAAGAAAGACAAGGATATGACCTTTAACGAGCGTTACTATCGTTACTCGGGTCAGGCCTATTATTGTTTATCTGTGGGTGAGTTCAAACAGGCTTTGTCAATCACCAGAAAGGTATTGAAGACATTTGACGATTATCCGGTACAGATCGCATTGCTGCCCGGTAATTATCTGTCCGCCTTGATGACACACCTGCTGATGCTGTTCCATGATGGTCAATATGACGAGATACTGGAGCACTGCAAACGGGTTCGGAATCTGGAAGAAGTGGTGCCACAACTCAAGGCTTCCAAGGAATTGCTGGTGCGCATATTTGAGGTTGGGCCCACCTATGAACTGGCAGTCTATTCTGACATCGGTGATGTAAAAAGAGGAATGGCCCTGATCCCTGAGATCGAACAAGGCCTGAAGCAATATCACAAATATATCAGTGAGCAAGGGGCTTCAGTCATTAACTTCAATATGGCCATCATTTATTTCCTTGCCGGAGAGTATAAAAAGAGCCTGCACTGCATCAACCGGATCATCAACGAAACCATCAACAGGTTAATGCCTGATTTTGCAATCAGTGTTTACCTGCTCAGGTTCCTGCTTCATATTGAACTGGACAATGAATCGCTGTATGCCTATCTGATCAGATCTACCTACAGGCAAATCCAGAAGCTTGAATTCAACACAGAAATCACCGATATCCTGTTACAACAGATCAAGGCATTGTTAGAAGTGAGTGATAAGCAGGATCAGGAAGCGCAACTGGTCGCCACCAGTAAGGTGCTTAAGAAGCTCAAAGGAAATCCGGATATGGAGAACCTGATGTCCTTCTTTGATATCCGCCAGTGGATTGATTCGCGTATCCGCGGTGTTTCACTTGTTTCCGTTATGGAAGAGGACTTAAAGAAAAAGCCACCCGATAAACGAGTGGCTTTCTTTAAGGTCCCCAGTGGAGTAGGGTAGAGTGTAGTAGCCAAAGCGAGCTAACGGTTGGCAAGGGGACCTATATTTCACTTAACCCTAACCTATTATTGTTAAGTGAATTCTTCTGATTCTTACTACCTGTTGTGTACGACTTTCATCGTCTTTTCCCAGTCTGCACCTTGCATTCTCAACATATAAATACCATTGTCAAGATTGTTCAGTGCAATGCGCTCATTGATCTGACCCATGATCGGAGAAACCGTTCTGGTCATGACCACTTCACCTAACAGGTTGGTCAGGGTCAGTGTGATAGGTTCTGCAGGCAAAGTATTGGCATATACATTCACCGCATCAGTTGCTGGGTTCGGGTACAGGTTCAGGTTAAACCTTTCCGTGATTTCATCAACACCTACCGTGCTGGTGGTATTCAAACGGATCATAGGAACGTTTGGAATCCAGTACCAGGCACCGCCATATACGAAAGTGGTAGGGGCAACACTTGCTTCCGGTTGGTTTACGGTAAGGTCTTCACCTACACGCAGTACATCACCTGCATCCAGTCCGAAGATTCCAAGGGAAGCAACGTAAGTGCTGTCCGGATCTACTTGTGCAGGGGCAGTGAACGGAAGGGTTACCCACGTGTTCACCTCATTGCTGGTGACATCGAAGATATCAGACTGAGCAATTGGGGTTGAACTGAAATCACCGTTGATGGAGATCTTGTAAAGGTTCGCAAAAACAGTCAGACCGTTTGCAGTTGTAGTATTATTGGCGATGTAGAAAGAGATGGAACGTGCCATATCTGCTTTTGAGAACTCGTAGATCAAGCCGATCTCCGAGCCATCAGCCACACAACAAGTATAGTTGTCGGGGCCTACGGAACTGCCAAGTACACCATATTCACGGGCAAAAACGGTATCGGTTACCTTGAATTCGGCAGTCACCATATTATCACCGGGGTTTTCATCGGTCTCGGTTTGCTGAATATCAAAAGTAAAGGTGTAGTCACCAAGATCAGAAGCGGTAGCACCAGGAGTGAACGGTGTGGTGATCTCCAGCGTATCAGTTGCTGCTGAAGGCAAAGTGATGGCCGGGCTGGACTCGTTGTACACGCTGCCGCTACCTGCTTTTGCTACATCAACATTCAAAAGTACGTTGGTTTGATCTGCAGAACCGTTATTGAACACTTCACCATGTTATGTTGGATGTTGAAGCTTGGGCCAGCGGCATTTGGGTGTAGAAACCACCATATTGGTAATTGTAGTCGGCAGCTTCTGTGGTCAGCTGAACGTCATTTGTAGCTCCCTCTGTTACCGCCACGTCATCCACGGTCCAGTAGTAGTGGGCTGTGTTGTAAAGATGAAAACGGATATAAACTTTAGATTGACCGGCAGCAACGGAAGAAATATTCAAAGAAACATTGGTAGGGTTGGTGCTGGCTGTGTTCGGGGGAAGGGTATTTACCTTATATTCTGTCCAGTTGATGGTATCGTTACTAACGAATACACTCAAAGCAGCGTTTCCGGCACAGCAGAAACGGTAGGCATGCTGGAACTTCAGGATCACAGAGTTGTAAGCACTCAGATCGAGTTCGTTGGTTTGGATGTAGCCATCCCATGGGGTGTCGCCCAGGTAGGTGGTACAAGCCGCATCAGCATTGAATTTATTTCCGAAGAACAGCATATAACCGTCAGATGCTGTCGTAGAAGCGAATTTGAAGTTGTTAACGAATACACAATTGATCACAGAGTCTGTGGTGTATTCCCAGTTGTTTCCGGAACCGCTGTTGTCAACCATGGTCCAGTTGGATGGAAAGCCACTGGCAAAATCCCAGTACATTCCTGATATGGTATCACCAAATGCAGCAATAGCCGATTGTGGCTGGTTCATATAATAAGGCTTCTCTTCTGCCTGCGCTCTCATTTGCGCTTGCGGGACGCGAATGTTTTGGGCCATCAAGCCGGATGAGACCAGGCCAAGGGCAAATAAAAGAAATAAGGAGTACTTGTTTTTCATGGATTGGTTAGTTTAACAAATGGTTACACATAATACTCAGGGTTAATTCCATCAATATTTTCAGGTTTACACCTGGTCATTTCAATAATTACCCTCTGCATTCCGGTGCACCGTCACTTTTTGTTACTTAAGAATTAGGCAAAATCTGGACTAGTAGAGGTTAAGCGGCCCCGCAAAAATGCGGCAGCTATCGGGGTCATGCAAAACAATCCGAAGCAAATATTAGTATGCCAACATGTATGGTATGTCGGGTAGTTTCCTCTTCAGGGTTTTTGGGTTGTCAGATGGATTGGGGCCTGAAGGTGTGTGTGGCATCTTGCATTTTTTTCCAGAATCCACCGCGATTCCAGCGGTTTTCTGCATGATAATAAGTCTCTCGTCGTTCGAGGTACTCATTATTTCTTCGTTCGCATTCGGCACCATAATTACTGAAGTTCTCTCCTTGTCCGAAGAACTTATGTATGGCTGAAGCCGATCGCATTCCATCGGAAAGTGCCTTGAGAATGCCTCCTGAGGTTATGGGGTCATAAGCTGCAGCTGAATCTCCGATTGCCAGCCAGCCTTTTCCATAGGGAACATCCAGGTGATAGGATGGAGCGGCAAAACCCAGCGGGCGGCTATCCATGGCATGCATCCCTTTGATCAATAATTTGGTGTGTTCCGTTTTTTCAAGCATTTGCATCCAGCCGTCCTGGTAATGCAGACCTCCCCGTTTGACGGTTTCTACATCGGTGAACAGCGCCAGCAGGAAAACCTTGTCCGGAAGAGGGGTCGCGTAAAACCACCCGTGACGAAAAGCTTCAAGGTGAGTGGTTTTTGAAACCTCCTGGTTTTTCAGGCTCATGTCAAACCGGGTCACGGTACATATGAGCCCCTGATCTTCCAGCTTTTTTCGTCCCTGTTGTGTTGCAAAGGATGCACGTTGTCCTGTGGCGTCCACCACCACAGATGCATTCAAAGTGATCATTTTTCCCATGTTATCCACGAGATGAAGGTCCCATGAGTTGGATTCTGACCGGCGT carries:
- a CDS encoding RNA polymerase sigma factor; translated protein: MQAQNDEYYIEQVRGGNIAAFETLINRYKGMTMNLAIRIVRNREDAEEVAQDAFLKAFKAIHDFRSDSRFSTWLYSIVYRTAVSKTRKKIIDTADIDDHLISDKIAVHIDDQLEEMKATERKHYLRKALDELAQDESALLTLYYLEEQSVEEIVQITGLTESNVKTKLYRARKKLMLILEGMLKNEIRSIL
- a CDS encoding tryptophan 7-halogenase, with translation MTKSSDSCKVAILGGGPAGCACALSLQMENPQDVILVDAEPAMPFRIGETVPPEINEALRKLGIYHEFSQEGHLPCYGSVSYWGSPKRGYNDFILSPYGHGWHLDRSAFNRFMVKQVEKKGHRVLGQTTYKAARRSESNSWDLHLVDNMGKMITLNASVVVDATGQRASFATQQGRKKLEDQGLICTVTRFDMSLKNQEVSKTTHLEAFRHGWFYATPLPDKVFLLALFTDVETVKRGGLHYQDGWMQMLEKTEHTKLLIKGMHAMDSRPLGFAAPSYHLDVPYGKGWLAIGDSAAAYDPITSGGILKALSDGMRSASAIHKFFGQGENFSNYGAECERRNNEYLERRETYYHAENRWNRGGFWKKMQDATHTFRPQSI
- a CDS encoding T9SS type A sorting domain-containing protein, translating into MNVDVAKAGSGSVYNESSPAITLPSAATDTLEITTPFTPGATASDLGDYTFTFDIQQTETDENPGDNMVTAEFKVTDTVFAREYGVLGSSVGPDNYTCCVADGSEIGLIYEFSKADMARSISFYIANNTTTANGLTVFANLYKISINGDFSSTPIAQSDIFDVTSNEVNTWVTLPFTAPAQVDPDSTYVASLGIFGLDAGDVLRVGEDLTVNQPEASVAPTTFVYGGAWYWIPNVPMIRLNTTSTVGVDEITERFNLNLYPNPATDAVNVYANTLPAEPITLTLTNLLGEVVMTRTVSPIMGQINERIALNNLDNGIYMLRMQGADWEKTMKVVHNR